The following are encoded in a window of Terriglobia bacterium genomic DNA:
- a CDS encoding AAA family ATPase has translation MDNPFQFGRELGAGELVDRQEEIAEVVGALRKGEKLFLVGPRRFGKTSILKAASDHATRQGAVVLRYNAEGYPSLDMMVSAIVADAAKSLKGGVDRAGALIKRFFSRLRPELSFDVNESTWKVNLGAAVSEGHAQVTMLIDALGALEKMAGEISPRRPTGLVLDEFQKVIELGGEATEGQLRAAIQQHRHVGYVFAGSKTRMLTDMTTEASRPFYRLGSVRFLGPVPRLQFERFLRTQFSRGGFHIEGGGSKTSPRDPVALILNRAEEVPYNVQLLAHACWEQLTGASSGKAGGRILSEAAVEDSLDRIIRQYDPFYTQLWNQLTSIQQKTLIAVMQEGGVSLLSMKVARAVGSGPSTLQRSLEALLARDILRQEQSAGSLRYRFDDPFFAAWISAFAASL, from the coding sequence ATGGACAATCCCTTCCAATTTGGACGCGAGTTGGGGGCCGGCGAGTTGGTCGACCGCCAGGAAGAGATTGCCGAGGTCGTCGGCGCGCTCCGCAAGGGCGAAAAGCTCTTCCTCGTCGGTCCTCGGCGATTCGGCAAGACCTCGATCTTAAAGGCGGCCAGTGATCACGCCACGCGCCAGGGAGCCGTGGTGCTTCGCTACAACGCCGAAGGATACCCGTCCCTGGACATGATGGTGAGTGCCATCGTGGCGGATGCCGCAAAAAGCCTCAAGGGAGGCGTCGATCGCGCCGGGGCGCTGATCAAAAGGTTTTTCTCCCGGCTCCGCCCGGAATTAAGCTTTGATGTGAATGAATCGACGTGGAAGGTCAACCTGGGCGCCGCCGTTTCGGAAGGCCACGCCCAGGTGACTATGCTTATTGACGCCCTGGGCGCGCTCGAGAAGATGGCCGGCGAGATTTCGCCGCGACGCCCGACCGGTCTAGTGCTGGATGAGTTTCAGAAGGTCATCGAGCTGGGCGGAGAAGCCACGGAAGGACAGCTTCGAGCGGCCATCCAGCAACACCGCCACGTCGGATATGTTTTCGCCGGGTCGAAGACGCGGATGCTGACCGACATGACCACCGAGGCGTCGCGCCCGTTCTATCGACTGGGCTCGGTGCGATTTCTGGGACCGGTCCCGCGCCTTCAATTTGAGCGCTTCCTGAGGACCCAGTTCTCGCGGGGCGGTTTTCACATCGAGGGGGGCGGCAGCAAGACCAGCCCCCGCGATCCGGTGGCCCTCATCCTGAATCGGGCCGAGGAGGTTCCCTACAACGTCCAGCTGCTGGCCCATGCCTGTTGGGAACAATTGACCGGCGCCTCATCGGGAAAGGCGGGTGGTCGCATCCTGAGTGAAGCCGCGGTCGAGGATTCACTCGACCGGATCATCCGGCAGTACGATCCCTTCTACACCCAGCTTTGGAATCAACTCACCTCGATCCAGCAGAAGACCCTCATTGCAGTGATGCAAGAGGGTGGCGTGAGCCTGCTTTCCATGAAGGTCGCGCGCGCCGTGGGCAGTGGCCCCTCCACCTTGCAACGGTCCCTGGAAGCGTTGCTGGCGCGTGACATCTTGCGCCAGGAGCAGTCGGCGGGCAGCCTCCGCTACCGCTTTGACGACCCCTTTTTCGCCGCCTGGATCAGCGCCTTCGCCGCCAGCTTGTGA
- a CDS encoding efflux RND transporter permease subunit: MWIVRLALRRPYTFVVVAILLLILGPFAIIRTPTDIFPNINIPVVSALWGYAGMDPEQMSERIVYNYERALTTTVNDIEHIESISLNGTAVVKIFFQPHIQIANAVAQVTAISQTVLRGMPPGTNPPLVIQYNASTVPILQLALSGQGLSEQQLFDYSVNFIRTTLVTTPGLAMPFPYGGKQRQVEVDLNTAALQSKGLAPSDIVNAISAQNLIIPAGTAKIGTFEYAVDMNSAPTTIQGLNELPIKAVHGSTIYVRDVANVRDGYPPQTNIVRVDGQRSVLMVALKNGAASTLAVVAGIKEKLPRIQAGLPPQLQIHPLSDQSIFVRASIDGVVREALIAACLTALMILVFLGSWRSTIIIAVSIPLSILTSLIVLSALGETINIMTLGGLALAVGILVDDATVAIENIDRNLDQRKELEQAILDGSQQIAVPAFVSTLSICIVFVPMFFLTGVARYLFVPMAEAVVFAMLASYLLSRTLVVTMAKYLLLSQTEEEAHALAAKSRNPFVRLQLKFERGFEHFRESYHRALEASLRHQRSFIVAFFAACALSFALLPWLGQDFFPRVDSGEFKLHLRAPTGTRIEETAALCDRVEQDIRRQIPPSEVVSIIDNVGLPYSSINLSYSNSAPIGTADADILVSLSKDHHPTADYVRKLRVILARDFPGITFYDLPADIVSQILNFGLPAPLDVQIVGRNLAGNRAVAERLLNQLKFVAGVVDLRIQQPFNYPKLHIEVDRTKAQEIGYTQRDIAQNLLISLSGSFQTSPTFWLDPRTGVSYSIATQTPQYRIQSLQDLQNVPVTSPNASIPPQILAGLASFNRGAELGEVSHYDIAPVIDIYGAVQGRDLGGVARDVTPIIDQARKDLPRGSDIVVRGQIDTMRSSYSGLLAGLVFSIFLVYLLIVVNFQSWLDPFIILMALPAALAGIIWFLFVTRTTVSVPALTGAIMCMGVATANSILVVSFARERLAEGKNAVESALASGVTRFRPVLMTALAMIIGMLPMSLGLGEGGEQNAPLGRAVIGGLLFATAATLFFVPAFFSILHGRGGREKPAGS, encoded by the coding sequence ATGTGGATAGTTCGACTGGCCCTGCGCCGACCTTACACCTTCGTTGTCGTGGCGATCCTGCTCCTGATCCTGGGTCCGTTCGCCATTATCCGCACCCCCACCGACATCTTTCCCAACATCAACATCCCGGTGGTCAGCGCCTTATGGGGCTATGCGGGGATGGATCCCGAGCAGATGTCCGAGCGGATCGTCTACAACTACGAACGCGCCCTGACCACCACGGTCAACGATATCGAACACATCGAATCGATATCGCTGAATGGCACAGCCGTGGTCAAGATCTTCTTCCAGCCCCACATCCAGATCGCCAACGCGGTGGCCCAGGTGACCGCCATTTCGCAGACGGTCTTGCGAGGGATGCCTCCCGGAACCAACCCGCCGCTGGTCATCCAGTACAACGCCTCCACCGTGCCCATCCTACAGCTCGCCCTTTCGGGTCAGGGGCTTTCGGAGCAGCAGCTCTTCGATTATTCCGTCAACTTCATCCGCACCACGCTGGTGACGACACCGGGCCTGGCGATGCCTTTTCCTTACGGGGGCAAGCAGCGGCAGGTCGAGGTTGATCTGAACACAGCGGCGCTGCAATCCAAAGGACTGGCGCCCAGCGATATCGTGAACGCCATCAGCGCACAGAACCTGATCATTCCGGCGGGCACGGCCAAGATCGGGACCTTCGAATATGCCGTGGACATGAATTCAGCCCCCACCACCATCCAGGGGCTGAACGAGCTCCCCATCAAAGCGGTCCACGGCTCGACGATCTATGTCCGCGATGTCGCCAACGTGCGGGACGGCTATCCGCCGCAGACCAATATTGTGCGCGTCGATGGACAGCGCTCCGTCCTCATGGTCGCGCTCAAGAACGGAGCCGCTTCGACACTGGCCGTGGTTGCGGGCATCAAGGAGAAACTCCCGCGCATCCAGGCGGGACTCCCTCCTCAACTCCAGATCCACCCTCTTTCGGACCAATCCATCTTCGTGCGGGCGTCGATCGACGGGGTCGTGCGGGAAGCGCTGATCGCGGCCTGCCTGACGGCCCTCATGATCCTGGTGTTCCTGGGAAGCTGGAGGAGCACGATCATCATTGCCGTGTCCATCCCGCTGTCGATTCTCACCTCGCTCATTGTGTTGAGCGCGCTGGGTGAGACCATCAACATCATGACCCTGGGCGGGCTCGCCCTCGCCGTCGGAATCCTGGTGGACGACGCCACCGTCGCCATCGAGAACATCGATCGGAACCTCGATCAGCGCAAAGAGCTGGAGCAGGCCATCCTCGACGGCTCGCAGCAGATCGCCGTGCCCGCCTTTGTATCGACACTTTCCATTTGCATCGTCTTCGTCCCAATGTTCTTCCTGACGGGTGTGGCGCGTTATCTGTTCGTTCCGATGGCGGAAGCCGTGGTGTTCGCGATGCTGGCGTCCTACCTGCTGTCTCGGACGCTGGTGGTGACGATGGCCAAGTACCTTCTGCTTTCACAAACAGAAGAAGAAGCGCATGCGTTGGCCGCGAAGTCGCGCAATCCGTTCGTGCGGCTCCAACTCAAATTTGAGAGGGGTTTTGAACATTTCAGGGAGAGCTATCACCGCGCGCTCGAGGCCAGTCTCCGTCACCAGAGGTCGTTCATCGTCGCTTTTTTCGCCGCCTGCGCGCTTTCTTTTGCCCTGCTTCCCTGGCTGGGGCAGGACTTCTTCCCGCGGGTCGACAGCGGGGAATTCAAGCTGCATCTGCGCGCCCCCACCGGCACCCGCATCGAAGAGACTGCGGCGCTGTGTGACCGCGTGGAACAGGACATCCGCCGGCAGATCCCGCCGTCAGAAGTAGTCAGCATCATCGACAACGTCGGCCTTCCCTATAGCAGCATCAATCTGTCGTACAGCAATTCGGCGCCGATCGGGACCGCCGATGCCGACATCCTGGTATCGCTCAGCAAGGACCACCATCCCACGGCCGATTACGTGAGAAAACTCCGCGTGATCCTGGCCCGTGACTTTCCGGGAATCACGTTCTATGACCTTCCTGCCGACATCGTCAGCCAGATCCTGAATTTTGGTTTGCCGGCGCCGCTGGATGTTCAGATTGTGGGACGCAACCTGGCGGGAAATCGCGCTGTGGCCGAACGGCTCCTGAACCAACTCAAGTTCGTCGCCGGCGTGGTGGACCTGAGGATCCAGCAGCCGTTCAATTATCCCAAGCTGCACATCGAAGTGGATCGCACCAAGGCGCAGGAGATCGGCTACACCCAGCGCGACATCGCTCAGAATCTTCTGATCTCGCTCAGCGGCAGCTTTCAGACTTCGCCCACGTTTTGGCTCGATCCGAGGACCGGCGTCAGTTACAGCATTGCGACGCAAACCCCGCAGTACCGCATCCAATCACTTCAGGACCTGCAGAACGTGCCCGTGACCAGTCCCAACGCGTCGATCCCCCCTCAAATCCTGGCCGGGCTGGCCTCCTTCAACCGCGGCGCGGAGCTGGGCGAGGTGTCGCATTACGACATCGCCCCGGTCATCGACATTTATGGAGCGGTCCAGGGACGCGATCTGGGAGGCGTTGCCCGCGATGTGACCCCGATCATTGATCAAGCCAGAAAAGATCTGCCGCGCGGGTCCGACATCGTGGTCCGCGGGCAGATCGACACCATGCGCTCTTCTTACAGCGGGCTGCTGGCAGGACTGGTGTTCTCGATCTTCCTGGTGTACCTGTTGATCGTGGTGAACTTTCAGTCGTGGCTGGACCCGTTCATCATTTTGATGGCGCTTCCGGCCGCGCTTGCCGGGATCATCTGGTTCCTGTTCGTCACCCGCACCACTGTCAGCGTGCCGGCGCTGACCGGAGCGATCATGTGCATGGGTGTGGCGACGGCCAACAGCATCCTGGTGGTCAGCTTCGCGCGCGAACGGCTGGCCGAGGGAAAAAACGCGGTGGAATCGGCGCTGGCATCCGGGGTCACGCGCTTCCGTCCGGTGCTCATGACGGCGCTGGCGATGATCATCGGCATGTTGCCGATGTCGCTCGGCCTCGGAGAAGGCGGCGAACAAAACGCCCCGCTCGGACGCGCCGTCATCGGCGGTCTGCTGTTTGCTACCGCAGCCACACTGTTTTTTGTCCCGGCCTTCTTCAGCATCTTGCATGGCCGCGGCGGGAGAGAGAAACCTGCGGGTTCGTAA